In a genomic window of Ancylothrix sp. D3o:
- a CDS encoding peroxiredoxin, translating to MTLPTGTAAPAFTGKDTNGNTIKLSDFAGQILVIYFYPKDDTPGCTKEACSFRDNYSAYLRHKIAVLGVSRDDEISHQQFSEKYSLPFPLIADTDGTITKAYDAQKSDEKAKRVTYVIDQIGRIAQVYEGDSLIPETHAQDILKTLV from the coding sequence ATGACACTACCCACCGGCACCGCAGCCCCAGCATTCACCGGCAAAGACACAAATGGTAACACCATCAAATTATCAGATTTTGCCGGCCAAATTCTCGTTATTTACTTTTATCCCAAAGACGACACCCCCGGATGTACAAAAGAAGCTTGTAGTTTTCGAGATAACTACAGCGCCTATTTAAGACATAAAATCGCCGTTTTGGGAGTCAGCCGTGATGATGAAATTTCCCATCAACAATTCAGCGAAAAATACAGTTTACCCTTCCCTCTTATCGCCGATACCGATGGCACTATCACCAAGGCTTATGATGCCCAAAAATCTGACGAAAAAGCCAAAAGAGTCACCTATGTAATTGATCAAATTGGCAGAATTGCTCAAGTTTATGAAGGCGACAGCCTCATTCCCGAAACCCACGCCCAGGACATTTTAAAAACCTTAGTTTAA
- a CDS encoding C39 family peptidase, with protein MSDSSSIKIIQDTFFKAAPADSSSLRDNQKVRLTAGQTFKINTSEPTNGHFKVELTSPLVPVGSVGYLYDRHVQITQNLPSIPTVDTANIPPGCCLLTITQATKLKTKPEDSAELSLRQKLDIPQGQNFYITGYTCIEGHFRVSFLQEIPNFGRTGYLYAPHVQIRKDGKIVQFDTNQVILTVLKTTLFKKRPVDGSTLKIEEQITLPAGWIYGVTGYLLEGGHLKVSITENIPGFGNTGYFFPDFVQLSQGGKNLNSSPALTYQSPTEFLAKQPATLSGSFDPKQVANIRLLAEDKFALQVSVNRSAGTWQVRLNQGFQEAGARWLRLRGTDSSGKIVASQIIYITVSDDAMTVGQGLTLKVLTDTFFKIAPVDSASLNNQQKTLIKAGQNFTVSKYGFIDGHLKVTLNSALQPVGTFGYFYEEHIQLSKGNQILKFEIEDVPDTELAAEMLVTETTFIKSKPVDAGTLPANQKSALLLGQNFAITGYACMKGHYRITLAQNIPNFGKVGYIYWRHIQLKKDNKIIPYDPQALSATVVESTALKKKPIDTAKLGNAEKTALPKGRIYGVGSYGLEDGHIKVAFTEEFTNFGNTGFLYPPHIKMRRGGRIFNPFPNQVELNVPHFSQRDNPRFYWSTCNVTSIAMALYYYGMRTSWGGQLEDELLQWCFNKYGEGSQTDHSVLSQLIRAYGYKSTFNTNRTWSEIQTEIINRRPCILAGDFTATGHIVCVVGYTSQGLIVNDPWGDALTGYSDTEGAKLLYPYSYLNRVAGPDGNIWAHFISR; from the coding sequence ATGAGCGACTCATCCAGCATTAAAATTATCCAAGATACCTTTTTTAAAGCCGCACCGGCAGATTCAAGCAGCCTCCGCGACAATCAAAAAGTTAGACTAACAGCCGGACAAACCTTTAAAATTAACACTTCCGAACCCACAAACGGACATTTCAAAGTTGAATTAACCTCCCCCTTAGTGCCGGTGGGAAGTGTTGGCTATCTTTATGATCGGCACGTTCAAATCACTCAAAACCTGCCCTCTATTCCTACAGTTGATACTGCCAATATTCCCCCTGGTTGCTGCCTTTTAACCATCACCCAAGCCACCAAATTAAAAACTAAACCTGAAGACTCAGCAGAACTATCTTTGCGACAAAAACTAGACATTCCCCAAGGACAAAACTTTTACATCACCGGCTACACTTGTATAGAAGGACATTTCAGAGTCAGCTTCTTACAAGAAATCCCCAACTTTGGCAGAACCGGCTATCTTTACGCCCCCCACGTTCAAATCAGAAAAGACGGTAAAATAGTACAATTTGACACCAACCAAGTTATTTTAACCGTCCTCAAAACCACCCTTTTTAAAAAGCGTCCTGTAGACGGCAGTACCCTAAAAATTGAAGAACAAATAACCCTACCTGCTGGCTGGATTTATGGCGTAACCGGCTACCTTTTAGAAGGCGGACACTTAAAAGTTAGCATAACAGAAAATATCCCCGGATTTGGCAACACAGGCTATTTTTTCCCCGACTTTGTACAACTCAGCCAAGGCGGAAAAAATCTCAACTCTTCCCCCGCCTTAACCTACCAAAGCCCCACCGAATTTTTAGCCAAACAACCCGCAACCCTCAGCGGCAGTTTTGATCCCAAACAAGTCGCAAATATCCGGCTTTTAGCAGAAGATAAATTTGCCTTGCAAGTCAGCGTAAACCGCAGCGCCGGCACATGGCAAGTGCGCTTAAATCAAGGCTTCCAAGAAGCCGGTGCCCGTTGGTTACGCCTGAGAGGAACCGACAGCAGCGGCAAAATTGTCGCCAGTCAAATTATCTATATTACTGTCAGCGATGATGCCATGACAGTCGGACAAGGATTAACCTTAAAAGTCCTAACAGACACCTTTTTTAAAATCGCGCCGGTTGATTCAGCAAGCTTAAATAACCAACAAAAAACCTTGATAAAAGCCGGCCAAAACTTCACAGTCAGTAAATACGGATTTATCGACGGACATTTAAAAGTCACCCTCAATTCTGCCTTACAGCCGGTGGGAACCTTTGGCTATTTTTATGAAGAACATATCCAACTAAGCAAAGGCAATCAAATCTTAAAATTTGAGATTGAAGACGTACCAGACACCGAACTTGCTGCCGAAATGTTAGTAACAGAAACCACCTTCATAAAAAGCAAGCCGGTGGATGCAGGAACCCTACCAGCCAATCAAAAATCAGCCTTACTTTTAGGGCAAAACTTTGCCATCACCGGCTATGCTTGCATGAAAGGACATTATCGCATCACCCTTGCCCAAAATATCCCCAATTTTGGCAAAGTTGGTTATATCTATTGGCGACATATTCAACTAAAAAAAGACAACAAAATCATCCCCTACGATCCCCAAGCTTTAAGCGCAACAGTTGTCGAAAGTACCGCCTTGAAAAAGAAACCAATCGATACAGCAAAATTAGGCAACGCCGAAAAAACAGCCTTGCCAAAAGGACGCATTTATGGCGTAGGCAGTTATGGTTTAGAAGACGGACATATCAAAGTAGCATTTACCGAAGAATTTACCAACTTTGGAAACACCGGCTTTCTTTATCCTCCCCACATCAAAATGCGACGAGGCGGGCGAATTTTCAACCCCTTTCCCAATCAAGTTGAACTCAACGTTCCCCACTTTTCGCAACGAGATAACCCCCGTTTTTATTGGTCAACTTGTAACGTCACATCAATCGCAATGGCATTATATTACTATGGAATGCGGACAAGTTGGGGCGGACAACTAGAAGACGAATTATTGCAATGGTGCTTCAACAAATATGGCGAAGGTTCGCAAACAGATCACAGCGTTTTATCGCAATTAATACGCGCCTACGGATACAAAAGCACCTTTAACACGAACCGCACATGGTCAGAAATTCAAACAGAAATAATTAACCGGCGTCCTTGCATTTTAGCCGGTGATTTTACCGCCACCGGCCATATCGTTTGCGTCGTCGGATACACCTCACAAGGCTTAATTGTTAACGATCCTTGGGGAGACGCCCTCACCGGATATTCCGACACAGAAGGCGCAAAATTACTTTATCCCTACAGCTATTTAAACCGAGTTGCCGGCCCGGATGGCAATATTTGGGCCCATTTCATTAGCCGGTGA
- a CDS encoding serine/threonine-protein kinase gives MLYCSNLHCPNPFNPDGNKFCISCGSPNLSTLFRNRYRVIKVLGEGGFSRTYYALDADRMDDPCVIKQFVPQLQGTAALEKASELFKQEAKRLYELGEHSQIPRLLAYFEQDNRLYLVQELIEGQTLLEELDTEGNFSEDKIRQILADLLPVLKIVHESNVIHRDIKPENIMRRQKDGKLMLIDFGVSKQATATILGQMGTTVGTPGYVPVEQMRGQVFPASDLYSLGVTCIRLLTGLLPDENDNLYDGINGRWLWRENLPHETNINQELGKILDKLVEDYVKDRYQSAEEVLQDLNNQILHTENNYTGNDLISAAGVNYTKLQELLAEGKWQEADQETAGLMLKIADREQQGCLYPEDIEEFPCEDLQIIDELWVKYSNKRFGFSVQKLIWERLGEVQSPLNYDLDTWFTFAERVGWRTEITDWFLFFEIGKTSEWKNYYEIIFSEDEAPKGHLPYLREASLRALEIICIFLKLEACQNN, from the coding sequence ATGCTTTACTGTTCTAATCTTCACTGCCCCAACCCTTTTAACCCAGACGGAAATAAATTTTGTATTAGTTGCGGTTCCCCAAATTTATCAACTTTATTTAGAAACCGTTATCGCGTTATTAAAGTTTTAGGCGAAGGGGGATTTAGCAGAACTTATTATGCCTTGGATGCCGATAGAATGGACGATCCTTGTGTGATTAAACAATTTGTACCGCAACTTCAAGGCACCGCAGCACTCGAAAAAGCCAGCGAATTATTTAAACAAGAAGCAAAGCGACTTTATGAACTTGGCGAACATTCCCAAATTCCCCGCTTACTCGCTTATTTTGAGCAAGATAACCGCCTTTATTTAGTCCAAGAACTCATCGAAGGGCAGACATTATTAGAAGAATTAGACACCGAAGGAAACTTTAGTGAAGACAAAATTAGGCAGATTTTGGCAGATTTATTGCCGGTGCTTAAAATTGTCCATGAAAGTAATGTAATTCATCGCGATATCAAGCCAGAAAATATCATGCGCCGGCAAAAAGATGGCAAATTAATGTTGATAGATTTTGGCGTTTCCAAACAAGCAACTGCAACGATTTTAGGACAAATGGGAACAACCGTAGGAACCCCCGGATATGTGCCGGTGGAACAAATGCGCGGTCAAGTTTTCCCCGCCAGCGACTTATACAGTTTAGGAGTGACTTGTATTCGCTTATTAACAGGGTTATTACCCGATGAAAATGATAATTTATATGATGGAATTAATGGCCGGTGGCTGTGGCGAGAAAATTTGCCACATGAGACGAATATTAATCAAGAGTTAGGCAAAATTTTAGATAAATTAGTTGAAGATTATGTCAAAGACAGATATCAGTCGGCTGAGGAAGTTTTGCAAGATTTAAACAACCAAATTTTACACACAGAAAACAATTATACCGGAAATGACCTCATTTCAGCAGCGGGTGTAAATTACACAAAACTGCAAGAATTACTAGCAGAGGGTAAATGGCAAGAAGCAGATCAAGAAACAGCCGGTTTAATGTTAAAAATCGCTGATCGAGAACAACAAGGCTGTCTTTACCCAGAAGATATCGAAGAATTTCCCTGTGAAGACTTACAAATTATAGATGAACTTTGGGTTAAATATAGTAATAAACGTTTTGGTTTCAGCGTCCAAAAATTAATTTGGGAAAGACTGGGGGAAGTTCAATCTCCTCTTAATTATGACTTAGATACCTGGTTTACCTTTGCAGAGCGAGTGGGCTGGAGAACAGAAATAACCGATTGGTTTTTGTTTTTTGAAATTGGCAAAACCTCCGAATGGAAAAATTATTATGAGATTATTTTTAGTGAAGATGAAGCCCCAAAAGGGCATCTTCCCTACTTGCGAGAAGCCTCCTTAAGAGCCTTAGAAATAATCTGTATTTTTCTTAAACTAGAAGCCTGTCAAAACAATTAA
- a CDS encoding NUDIX hydrolase, with translation MPLGNEPAEILKQRLFYQGRKFNFDVNRLRLPNGAEGDWECIHHPGGALAVPVTPEGKLVLVKQYRFAAKGRILEFPAGTVEVNENPAETIKREIEEETGYRAGKWQKLGEFLLAPGYSDEIIYAFLAQDLEKLEKPPQQDEDEDIETVLFTPEELEKAILSGEPIDAKSISSFFLARPFLS, from the coding sequence ATGCCCCTCGGAAATGAACCCGCAGAAATCTTAAAACAGCGCCTATTCTATCAAGGCAGAAAATTTAATTTTGATGTTAACCGGCTCAGACTTCCCAACGGCGCAGAAGGAGACTGGGAGTGCATACATCACCCCGGCGGAGCCCTCGCAGTACCCGTCACCCCCGAAGGCAAACTGGTATTAGTAAAACAATACCGTTTTGCCGCCAAAGGACGCATTTTAGAATTCCCCGCCGGCACAGTTGAAGTCAACGAAAACCCCGCCGAAACCATCAAAAGAGAAATTGAAGAAGAGACAGGATATCGAGCCGGCAAATGGCAAAAATTAGGCGAATTTCTATTAGCCCCCGGCTACTCCGATGAAATTATTTACGCATTTTTAGCCCAAGACTTAGAAAAACTTGAAAAACCACCCCAACAAGACGAAGACGAAGACATCGAAACCGTGTTATTCACCCCCGAAGAACTAGAAAAAGCCATACTCTCAGGAGAACCCATCGATGCAAAATCAATTTCAAGCTTTTTCCTTGCTCGTCCATTTTTAAGCTAA
- a CDS encoding IscS subfamily cysteine desulfurase, translated as MQRPIYLDNHATTAVDERVLEAMLPYFTQHFGNPASINHQYGWEAEAAVKVARQIIADAINCTAEEIVFTSSATEANNLAIKGVAEAYFSKGRHIITLQTEHNAVLDPCEYLEKLGFEVTYLPVQQDGLVDLDAFEKALRPDTILVSMMAANNEIGVIQPLAEIGEICRERGAFFHTDAAQAIGKIPLDVQAMKIDLMSITGHKIYAPKGIGVLYVRRRNPRVQIAAQMHGGGHERGMRSGTLYTPQIVGLGKAVELAILEMESEGSRLKSLRDLLWEKMAIIGDIFLNGHPEKRLPGNLNISVAGVDGQALLLGLQPVMAVSSGSACTSAKIAPSHVLKALGIPDELAFASLRFGIGRFNTKEEIEIVSKHAITTIQSLRKVGKW; from the coding sequence ATGCAGCGTCCTATTTATCTTGACAATCACGCCACCACTGCGGTAGACGAACGGGTTTTAGAGGCAATGTTGCCTTATTTTACGCAACATTTCGGCAACCCAGCCAGTATTAATCATCAATATGGTTGGGAGGCGGAAGCTGCGGTAAAAGTAGCACGGCAAATTATCGCGGATGCGATTAATTGTACAGCAGAAGAAATTGTTTTTACCAGTAGTGCAACGGAGGCGAATAATTTAGCGATAAAAGGTGTGGCTGAGGCATATTTTAGCAAGGGCCGGCACATTATTACTCTGCAAACAGAACATAATGCTGTTCTCGATCCTTGTGAGTATTTAGAAAAGTTGGGATTTGAAGTTACTTATTTGCCGGTGCAACAAGATGGTTTAGTGGATTTAGATGCTTTTGAAAAAGCCTTGCGTCCTGATACTATTTTAGTGTCTATGATGGCTGCTAATAATGAGATAGGGGTGATTCAACCTTTAGCAGAAATTGGGGAAATTTGCCGAGAAAGAGGGGCTTTTTTCCATACGGATGCGGCGCAAGCTATAGGTAAAATTCCGTTGGATGTGCAAGCGATGAAAATTGATTTAATGTCTATCACCGGCCATAAAATTTACGCACCTAAAGGTATTGGTGTTTTGTATGTCCGCCGGCGAAATCCCAGAGTACAAATTGCAGCGCAAATGCACGGGGGAGGACATGAAAGAGGGATGCGTTCTGGTACTCTTTATACACCGCAAATTGTGGGACTGGGTAAAGCGGTAGAGTTGGCAATTTTGGAGATGGAAAGTGAGGGAAGCCGGCTTAAAAGTTTGCGGGATTTATTATGGGAAAAAATGGCGATTATTGGAGACATTTTTCTCAACGGACACCCGGAAAAACGCTTACCCGGAAATTTGAATATTAGCGTTGCGGGGGTGGATGGACAGGCTTTATTATTGGGGTTGCAGCCGGTTATGGCGGTGTCGTCTGGTTCTGCTTGTACTTCGGCAAAAATTGCGCCTTCTCATGTGTTGAAAGCGTTAGGAATTCCTGATGAGTTGGCGTTTGCTTCTTTGCGGTTTGGAATTGGCCGGTTTAATACAAAAGAAGAGATAGAAATTGTGTCAAAACACGCCATCACCACGATTCAATCTTTACGGAAAGTTGGGAAGTGGTAA
- a CDS encoding ABC transporter permease: MSTTISRYERDNELQGKVDGGNAVGDFLQETLALTKRLFIQLKRRPSTLIAGVIQPLMWLILFGALFQNAPKGLFGDGVNYGQFLGAGVIVFTAFAGALNAGLPVMFDREFGFLNRLLVAPLASRFSIVVASAIFILALGFIQTAVIVAAGAFLGAGLPNIAGLLAIALIIFLLILGVTGLSLGLAFALPGHIELIAVIFVTNLPLLFASTALAPLSFMPNWLQWVASLNPLSYAIEPIRYLYLHGDWALNNVVMSAPFGDVTFGGALLVLLVFDVVALVAIQPLLRRSFA, encoded by the coding sequence ATGAGTACGACTATTTCAAGATATGAGCGGGATAATGAGTTGCAAGGGAAAGTTGATGGCGGCAATGCTGTCGGTGATTTTTTGCAGGAAACTTTGGCTTTGACGAAGCGGTTGTTTATTCAGTTGAAACGCCGGCCTTCGACTTTGATTGCTGGGGTTATTCAGCCTTTGATGTGGTTGATTTTGTTTGGGGCTTTGTTTCAAAATGCGCCTAAAGGTTTGTTTGGTGATGGTGTAAATTATGGGCAGTTTTTGGGCGCTGGGGTGATTGTTTTTACGGCGTTTGCTGGGGCGCTTAATGCGGGGTTGCCGGTGATGTTTGACCGGGAATTTGGGTTTTTAAACCGGCTGCTTGTTGCGCCTTTGGCTTCGCGTTTTTCGATAGTTGTAGCCTCGGCGATTTTTATTTTGGCGCTGGGTTTTATTCAAACGGCGGTGATTGTGGCGGCGGGGGCTTTTTTGGGTGCCGGTTTGCCAAATATTGCCGGTTTGTTGGCAATTGCGCTGATTATTTTCTTGTTGATTTTGGGAGTGACTGGTTTAAGTTTGGGTTTGGCTTTTGCACTTCCGGGGCACATTGAATTAATCGCGGTAATTTTTGTTACCAATTTGCCGCTTTTGTTTGCCAGCACTGCTCTTGCGCCGCTTTCTTTTATGCCGAATTGGTTGCAATGGGTGGCAAGTTTGAATCCTCTTAGTTATGCAATTGAACCGATTCGCTATTTGTATTTACATGGCGATTGGGCGTTAAATAATGTGGTGATGTCTGCACCGTTTGGGGATGTGACTTTTGGCGGTGCTTTGTTGGTTTTGTTGGTGTTTGATGTGGTGGCTTTAGTCGCAATTCAACCTTTGTTACGCCGCAGTTTCGCTTAG
- a CDS encoding ATP-binding cassette domain-containing protein produces the protein MTAAVLIEKLQKRYGSVEAVKDVSFEIQPGEIFGLLGPNGAGKTTTIRCLCTLANPDAGRLEVAGVNVVENPKAARRLLGYVAQEVALDKVLTGRELLELQAALYHIPGKIAKERINNAIALLDLEEWADKLTGKYSGGLRRRLDLAAGLLHQPQVLVLDEPTVGLDIESRMAVWSFLRNLRDNGTTILLTSHYLEEVDALSDRVAIIDKGVVIASGTPSHLKDKVGGERITLRIREFSPLEEAKKASEMLQSLPFVKEVIINNAQGNSLNLVVASQSDALLTVQQALREANLPIFGIAQSRPSLDDVYLEATGKTLLDAELAAAASRDPKAAKKENMR, from the coding sequence ATGACTGCCGCCGTTTTAATTGAAAAGCTGCAAAAGCGCTACGGCTCGGTTGAGGCCGTCAAGGATGTATCATTTGAAATTCAACCAGGGGAAATCTTCGGTTTGCTGGGCCCAAATGGTGCCGGTAAAACGACGACGATCCGCTGTCTGTGTACGCTTGCTAACCCGGATGCGGGACGCCTTGAGGTTGCGGGCGTGAATGTGGTGGAAAATCCCAAGGCAGCCCGCCGGCTTCTGGGCTATGTGGCGCAAGAGGTGGCGCTGGATAAGGTGCTGACCGGCAGAGAATTGCTGGAATTGCAGGCGGCATTATATCACATTCCGGGTAAAATTGCCAAAGAACGCATCAATAATGCCATTGCTTTGTTGGATTTGGAAGAATGGGCAGATAAATTGACCGGCAAATATTCTGGAGGTTTGCGCCGGCGTCTTGATTTGGCTGCCGGTTTGCTGCATCAACCGCAAGTTTTAGTATTAGATGAACCGACGGTTGGCTTAGATATTGAAAGCCGGATGGCGGTGTGGTCTTTTTTGCGGAATTTGCGCGATAATGGCACGACCATTTTGTTAACAAGCCATTATTTAGAAGAAGTTGATGCGTTGTCGGATCGGGTGGCAATTATTGATAAAGGTGTGGTGATTGCTTCTGGTACGCCTTCACATTTAAAAGATAAAGTGGGAGGGGAGAGAATTACTTTACGCATCCGCGAATTTTCACCTCTTGAAGAAGCTAAAAAGGCGAGTGAAATGTTGCAATCGCTGCCGTTTGTTAAGGAGGTGATTATTAATAATGCTCAGGGTAATTCGCTGAATTTGGTTGTGGCTTCTCAAAGTGATGCTTTGTTGACGGTTCAGCAAGCTTTGCGGGAGGCAAATTTGCCGATTTTTGGTATTGCCCAATCGCGTCCAAGTTTGGATGATGTTTATTTGGAGGCGACGGGTAAAACGTTGCTGGATGCGGAGTTGGCGGCGGCGGCGAGTCGTGATCCGAAGGCGGCGAAGAAGGAAAATATGAGATAA
- a CDS encoding peroxiredoxin, whose translation MTLAVGTVAPDFSVKDTSGNTVTLSEFKGKTVVLYFYPKDDTPGCTKQAQSFRDSYPEYQGKEMVVLGVSRDDEASHKAFTEKYGLPFQLLADTDGAITKAYDVENGDYAKRVTYIIDSEGKISQVLDKINTESHAKDILAAIA comes from the coding sequence ATGACTTTAGCTGTCGGCACTGTTGCCCCAGATTTCAGCGTCAAAGACACCAGCGGAAACACCGTTACATTGTCTGAATTTAAAGGCAAAACGGTTGTATTGTATTTCTATCCCAAAGACGACACCCCAGGCTGCACCAAACAAGCACAAAGTTTCCGCGATTCTTATCCAGAATACCAAGGAAAAGAAATGGTTGTTTTGGGTGTTAGCCGCGATGATGAAGCTTCGCACAAAGCCTTCACAGAAAAGTATGGTTTACCTTTTCAATTGTTAGCAGATACCGATGGTGCTATTACCAAAGCTTACGATGTTGAGAACGGTGACTATGCGAAGCGTGTCACCTATATTATTGACAGCGAAGGCAAAATTTCCCAAGTTTTGGATAAAATCAACACCGAATCCCACGCTAAAGATATTTTAGCAGCCATCGCTTAG
- the trxA gene encoding thioredoxin produces MGSTISVNNDTFEAEVFQKSFEKPVLIDFYATWCGPCQMLKPILENIAQEYDLVVAKVNIDENQRLAHDYGVEGIPDVRLMNQGEMVDKFVGVLPEPKMREFLGKHNIKSGLEKGLYAIETEIQAGNFEAAGRIMETLLGEYPQNKGLMLEAAKLYIDCEQLEKAETLLSSIPESEKQLYSQAQALKQFIVLERACKIPQGDSELDKMFSQAACLVVEGHYQEALEGFLEIVREDRSYKNDGARKAILALFELLGEENPLTKEYRKKLMMALY; encoded by the coding sequence ATGGGTTCCACAATTAGTGTTAATAACGATACATTTGAAGCAGAAGTTTTTCAAAAATCATTTGAGAAGCCGGTGTTAATTGATTTTTATGCGACCTGGTGCGGCCCATGCCAAATGTTAAAGCCAATTTTAGAAAATATCGCCCAAGAATATGATCTGGTGGTGGCAAAGGTTAATATTGATGAAAATCAGCGATTAGCGCATGATTATGGAGTAGAGGGAATTCCGGATGTACGGTTAATGAATCAAGGGGAAATGGTAGATAAATTTGTGGGAGTTTTGCCAGAACCGAAAATGCGAGAATTTTTAGGTAAACATAATATTAAATCCGGTTTAGAAAAAGGACTTTATGCCATTGAAACCGAAATTCAGGCGGGGAATTTTGAAGCAGCAGGCAGAATTATGGAAACCTTGCTTGGCGAGTATCCACAAAATAAAGGCTTAATGTTAGAAGCGGCTAAGTTGTACATTGATTGCGAACAATTGGAAAAAGCCGAAACTTTATTATCTTCAATTCCCGAATCAGAAAAGCAACTTTACAGCCAAGCGCAAGCCTTGAAACAGTTTATTGTTCTCGAACGCGCTTGCAAAATTCCCCAAGGAGATAGCGAACTGGATAAAATGTTTTCGCAGGCGGCTTGTTTGGTAGTAGAAGGTCATTATCAAGAAGCTTTGGAGGGATTTTTAGAAATTGTCAGGGAAGATAGAAGTTATAAAAATGATGGGGCAAGAAAAGCAATTTTGGCGTTATTTGAATTGCTGGGAGAAGAGAACCCGCTGACAAAAGAATACCGCAAAAAATTAATGATGGCATTGTATTAA
- the folK gene encoding 2-amino-4-hydroxy-6-hydroxymethyldihydropteridine diphosphokinase, with protein MQTNIKEEHKPLTAKAAISLGSNLGESPIILEKALETLEQTSDIIIENISNWYETVPVGPAQPNYINGCAIIQTELSPQNLLKTLLEIETKFGRVRAERWGARILDLDLILYENLILNTPQLQIPHPRMSERAFVLVPLAEIAPNWIEPVTGKTIAELLQKIDTSGIIKKIELNPER; from the coding sequence ATGCAAACCAACATCAAAGAAGAACACAAACCCCTAACAGCAAAAGCCGCTATTTCCCTTGGCAGTAACTTAGGAGAATCCCCCATAATTTTAGAAAAAGCCTTAGAAACCCTAGAACAAACTAGCGACATAATTATAGAAAACATATCTAACTGGTATGAAACCGTGCCGGTGGGGCCGGCCCAACCCAATTATATCAATGGTTGTGCAATTATCCAAACAGAATTATCACCGCAAAATCTATTAAAAACCCTGCTGGAAATAGAAACAAAATTTGGCAGAGTTCGCGCCGAACGTTGGGGGGCAAGAATTCTTGACTTAGACTTAATTTTGTACGAGAATTTAATCCTAAACACACCCCAATTGCAAATTCCTCACCCGCGCATGAGCGAGCGAGCCTTTGTCCTAGTTCCCCTTGCAGAAATTGCCCCAAATTGGATCGAGCCGGTGACAGGCAAAACCATCGCAGAACTGCTACAAAAAATAGATACATCAGGAATTATCAAAAAGATTGAATTAAATCCAGAAAGATGA
- the sipA gene encoding regulatory protein SipA, translated as MTKEFSVGQKVKLVMQPAYFKTAEPMPMLRPPNVVQLGEEGIVLDRRPGGYWGVRFQKGAFLIDSQYIEPVEA; from the coding sequence ATGACGAAAGAATTTAGCGTAGGTCAAAAAGTAAAATTGGTAATGCAACCGGCCTATTTTAAAACTGCCGAACCGATGCCAATGTTGCGTCCGCCGAATGTTGTTCAACTCGGAGAAGAAGGGATAGTTTTAGACCGGCGCCCAGGCGGATATTGGGGAGTGCGATTTCAAAAAGGCGCCTTTTTAATTGATAGCCAATATATTGAGCCGGTGGAAGCTTAA